The following are encoded together in the Oceaniferula flava genome:
- a CDS encoding sulfatase-like hydrolase/transferase, whose amino-acid sequence MFKFALLAFLCVSSAFAADKPNILWIVSEDNDYHWLGCYGSEEAQTPHLDQLASSGALFTHAYSNAPVCAVARSTILNGAYAITQGTQHMRSRHPIPNRYQPYVSYLKNAGYYCSNRSKTDYNFRGDDKAIWDECSKKAHYKNRPEGQPFFSIFNLTVSHESNLFPDKIKSNRKKGRIPETPRISPDKVIVPSYLPDLPEIRRDIAIYHDTITALDTEVGEILAELKKRGLAEDTIVFYYGDHGGITPRGKRYLKDTGVRIPMLVHVPEKWKSLTPFEPGQKVGEPVSFVDLAPTLLSLIGEQKPAHMQGRAFLGSHRVAPAKDATVLLFADRFDEIYGMRRGLTDGRWKYIRRFSPNLPAAPYSYYQFGQAGWTAWQKAWKEGKLTGRFKEIWEPNQPVEELFDTQSDPWEINNLASDPAHAEQLAAMRSRLKATMVEVNDSGLIPEPMFARLSPNKAITDYMISRKDSLPTLVDLAFTASARDVKKLDQLIALTSSPDPVTRYWAAHGCLVLGKAAAPAEAALTKLLTDEHSVNRVTAAQALFAIGKQKEGHAALIAELAKKPNEYSLQYLINALTIIDALDDIPQQWVTDTLKNKNAGKYIIRLAQKLQRERQ is encoded by the coding sequence ATGTTCAAGTTTGCCCTCCTCGCCTTCCTCTGTGTCAGCTCTGCCTTTGCAGCCGACAAGCCCAACATCCTCTGGATCGTCTCCGAGGATAACGATTACCATTGGCTCGGTTGCTACGGCAGCGAGGAGGCACAGACACCGCACCTCGACCAACTGGCCAGCAGCGGCGCACTTTTCACCCACGCATACTCCAATGCCCCGGTGTGCGCCGTGGCGCGGTCGACCATCCTCAACGGCGCCTACGCCATCACCCAGGGAACCCAGCACATGCGCAGTCGCCACCCGATCCCCAACCGCTACCAGCCCTACGTTTCCTACCTGAAAAACGCCGGCTACTACTGCTCCAACCGCTCAAAAACCGACTACAACTTCCGCGGCGACGACAAAGCCATCTGGGACGAGTGCTCAAAAAAGGCGCACTACAAAAACCGCCCCGAAGGCCAGCCCTTCTTCTCCATTTTCAACCTCACCGTCTCCCACGAGAGCAATTTGTTCCCCGACAAGATCAAATCTAACCGCAAAAAAGGCCGCATTCCAGAGACACCGCGAATTTCTCCGGACAAGGTCATCGTGCCGTCCTACCTGCCCGATCTCCCTGAGATCCGCAGAGACATCGCCATCTACCACGACACCATCACTGCGCTCGACACCGAGGTGGGCGAAATCCTCGCCGAGCTGAAAAAGCGCGGCCTTGCCGAGGACACCATCGTCTTCTACTACGGCGACCACGGCGGCATCACCCCGCGCGGCAAACGCTACCTCAAGGACACCGGTGTCCGCATTCCCATGCTGGTCCACGTGCCTGAGAAATGGAAATCCCTGACCCCATTCGAACCCGGCCAGAAGGTGGGAGAGCCCGTTTCCTTCGTCGACCTCGCCCCCACCCTGCTGTCTCTCATTGGCGAGCAAAAACCCGCGCACATGCAAGGCCGCGCCTTCCTCGGCAGCCATCGCGTTGCCCCGGCGAAAGACGCAACCGTGCTCCTGTTCGCCGATCGATTCGATGAAATCTACGGTATGCGCCGTGGGCTCACCGATGGCCGATGGAAATACATCCGTCGCTTCAGCCCGAATCTCCCCGCCGCTCCCTACAGCTACTATCAGTTCGGCCAGGCTGGCTGGACTGCATGGCAGAAGGCGTGGAAAGAAGGCAAACTCACAGGTCGATTCAAGGAGATCTGGGAGCCAAACCAGCCGGTGGAGGAGCTCTTCGACACCCAGTCGGATCCATGGGAAATCAACAACCTCGCCAGCGACCCGGCCCACGCCGAGCAGCTCGCCGCGATGCGCTCGCGCCTGAAAGCGACCATGGTCGAGGTCAACGACAGCGGCCTGATCCCCGAGCCGATGTTCGCCAGGCTCTCGCCGAACAAAGCGATAACCGATTACATGATCAGCCGCAAAGACAGCTTGCCGACACTGGTCGACCTCGCCTTTACCGCTTCGGCCAGAGACGTGAAGAAGCTCGACCAGTTGATCGCCCTAACCAGCTCGCCTGACCCGGTCACCCGCTACTGGGCTGCTCACGGCTGCCTTGTGTTAGGGAAAGCCGCCGCCCCCGCCGAAGCCGCGCTTACCAAGCTGCTCACCGACGAGCACTCCGTCAACCGGGTCACCGCCGCCCAGGCCCTGTTCGCCATCGGCAAACAGAAAGAAGGCCACGCCGCGCTGATCGCCGAGCTGGCTAAAAAGCCGAACGAGTATTCCCTGCAATACCTCATCAACGCCCTGACCATCATCGATGCCCTCGATGACATTCCGCAGCAGTGGGTGACCGATACGTTGAAAAACAAAAACGCTGGGAAATACATCATCCGTCTGGCGCAAAAACTGCAGCGAGAGCGGCAATAA